One part of the Aliivibrio fischeri ATCC 7744 = JCM 18803 = DSM 507 genome encodes these proteins:
- a CDS encoding MATE family efflux transporter, which produces MSNQTAKFVHGSTMRHILVMSGASSIGLMALFVVDLLDMFFISLLGQVELAAAIGFAGTIIFFSTSVSIGSSIAMGALVSKALGAKENEKAQQLASSTLAIAFIVNTVVTIVMFCFIPELLSMIGAKGFVAERAQAYLSILLPSTPIIAIAMAAGAGLRAVGDAKRSMLATLYGGIVNAILDPIFIFGFGLNVEGAAIASVISRITVLVFSLYPLVKTHNLVKWPEWSIIKDHTPAIITIAAPAIITNTATPIGNAIVTSTLAPFGEDFVAGFAVIGRLIPVTFAVIFALSGAVGPIIGQNFGAKRIDRVKDTLRNSLFFTAIYCIAVSLILFLLQDYIVKAFNLVGDASLIMMTFCSFVAITFIFNGAMFVANTSFNNLGKPLYSTALNLSKATIGTLPFVYFGAQWYGGLGVLYGQAVGNVVFGIISLIVLRMHVISMVREHCETVCTEDTLADISVTMTPFCNNDAVIMQSGAETDEELEVSVASK; this is translated from the coding sequence GTGAGTAATCAAACGGCTAAATTTGTTCATGGATCGACCATGAGACACATTTTAGTAATGTCGGGAGCATCTTCTATTGGTTTAATGGCACTGTTTGTCGTTGACTTATTAGATATGTTTTTTATTAGTTTATTAGGACAAGTTGAGTTAGCCGCTGCTATTGGTTTTGCTGGAACGATAATATTCTTTTCAACCTCAGTTTCTATCGGTTCTTCTATTGCCATGGGGGCTTTGGTATCTAAAGCGCTAGGGGCAAAAGAGAACGAAAAAGCACAACAATTAGCGAGTAGTACACTGGCGATCGCCTTTATTGTGAATACCGTTGTAACGATTGTTATGTTCTGCTTTATTCCTGAATTGCTTTCAATGATAGGAGCAAAAGGGTTTGTTGCTGAGCGTGCTCAAGCATATCTTTCAATTTTATTACCAAGTACCCCAATTATTGCCATTGCTATGGCCGCGGGTGCAGGTCTTCGTGCTGTAGGTGATGCTAAACGTTCAATGTTAGCCACATTATACGGTGGTATTGTGAATGCCATTTTAGATCCAATTTTCATTTTTGGTTTTGGACTTAATGTTGAAGGGGCGGCGATTGCATCGGTAATCTCTCGAATTACCGTATTGGTTTTCTCTTTATACCCATTAGTGAAAACGCACAATTTAGTGAAATGGCCTGAATGGTCGATCATAAAAGATCATACACCTGCCATTATTACTATTGCGGCTCCGGCTATTATTACGAATACGGCAACACCGATTGGTAATGCGATTGTGACATCAACCCTTGCGCCGTTTGGTGAAGATTTTGTTGCTGGCTTTGCGGTAATTGGACGATTAATTCCTGTTACGTTTGCGGTGATTTTTGCGTTGTCTGGAGCGGTTGGTCCAATCATTGGACAGAACTTTGGGGCAAAACGCATTGATAGAGTAAAAGACACGCTGCGTAATTCGCTGTTCTTTACTGCGATTTATTGTATTGCGGTCTCACTGATCTTGTTTTTACTGCAAGATTACATTGTTAAAGCCTTTAACTTAGTTGGTGATGCGTCGCTGATTATGATGACATTCTGTAGTTTTGTGGCTATCACCTTTATCTTTAATGGCGCAATGTTTGTGGCAAACACGTCATTTAATAACTTGGGTAAACCTTTATATTCAACGGCACTTAACCTAAGTAAAGCAACCATTGGTACTTTGCCTTTTGTGTACTTCGGTGCGCAGTGGTATGGCGGTTTGGGTGTGTTATATGGTCAAGCCGTAGGTAATGTGGTGTTCGGTATTATCAGTTTAATCGTGTTAAGAATGCACGTGATCAGTATGGTGAGAGAGCATTGTGAAACCGTATGCACAGAAGATACATTAGCAGATATTAGTGTCACCATGACGCCGTTTTGTAATAACGATGCCGTCATCATGCAAAGTGGTGCAGAAACCGACGAAGAGTTGGAAGTTTCTGTGGCTTCAAAATAA
- a CDS encoding alanine/glycine:cation symporter family protein: MNTFHNTLVTIDNFIWGPPLLILLVGTGIYFTFRLRIFQLRHLPTALKMVFSREENQSTGKGDVSSFAALCTALSATIGTGNIVGVATAIKLGGPGALFWMWLAAVFGMATKYAECLLAVKYRKTDSKGEMVGGPMYYLEYGMGNKWLAKLFALFALGVACFGIGTFPQINAIVDSAQLTMNAPAWLTGGILTVLVAVVTLGGIQSIAKVAEKVVPTMAVVYVVSCASVLIMQAEALPAAFQLVITSAFTGTAATGGFVGASIMLAIQSGVARGVFSNESGLGSAPMAAAAAKTDSCVKQGLVSMTGTFFDTVIICTMTGLTLVVTGVWQGEAAGALMTTQAFAIGLGSEQIGPYLVSIGLMFFAFTTILGWNYYGERCVTYLFGRKGVLPYKIIFISLVASGAYMHLDTIWVIADIVNGLMAIPNLIGLIALRHIIIEETHLFFSKQKETENEQVFNRI; this comes from the coding sequence ATGAACACTTTTCACAACACGCTTGTTACTATAGATAACTTCATTTGGGGTCCACCTCTTTTGATTTTATTGGTTGGTACGGGTATCTACTTTACGTTTCGTTTACGTATTTTCCAACTTCGCCACTTACCAACTGCACTTAAAATGGTTTTTTCACGAGAAGAAAACCAAAGTACAGGTAAAGGTGACGTTTCAAGCTTTGCGGCGTTATGTACAGCCCTATCAGCAACCATTGGTACAGGTAACATCGTAGGTGTAGCAACCGCCATCAAACTGGGTGGTCCTGGTGCCCTTTTCTGGATGTGGCTTGCTGCTGTATTTGGAATGGCAACAAAATATGCCGAATGTTTACTTGCGGTTAAATACCGTAAAACAGACAGCAAAGGCGAAATGGTTGGCGGCCCAATGTATTACCTTGAATACGGTATGGGTAATAAATGGTTAGCAAAACTGTTTGCTCTATTTGCTTTAGGTGTTGCTTGCTTTGGTATTGGTACATTCCCACAAATTAACGCTATTGTTGACTCAGCACAGCTAACAATGAATGCACCAGCATGGTTAACGGGCGGTATCCTTACAGTCCTTGTTGCGGTTGTAACACTTGGTGGTATTCAATCTATCGCTAAAGTCGCTGAAAAAGTCGTTCCAACAATGGCAGTAGTTTACGTTGTATCGTGTGCTTCTGTTTTAATTATGCAAGCCGAAGCTTTACCCGCTGCATTTCAATTAGTGATTACGTCTGCGTTTACAGGCACTGCTGCAACCGGTGGTTTTGTTGGTGCATCGATCATGCTAGCTATCCAATCAGGTGTGGCTCGTGGTGTATTCTCAAATGAATCAGGTCTTGGTAGCGCCCCAATGGCAGCGGCAGCCGCCAAAACTGACTCTTGTGTAAAACAAGGCCTTGTATCAATGACAGGTACCTTCTTTGATACTGTGATCATTTGTACTATGACAGGATTAACTTTAGTGGTTACTGGTGTATGGCAAGGTGAAGCAGCGGGTGCCTTAATGACAACTCAAGCATTTGCTATTGGCCTAGGCTCTGAGCAAATTGGTCCATACCTTGTATCTATCGGTTTAATGTTCTTCGCTTTCACCACTATTTTAGGCTGGAACTACTACGGTGAACGTTGTGTGACTTACTTATTTGGTCGCAAAGGTGTTTTACCATACAAAATAATCTTTATTAGCTTAGTGGCTTCTGGTGCTTACATGCATTTAGATACTATTTGGGTTATTGCTGATATTGTTAACGGCTTAATGGCTATTCCGAACTTGATTGGTTTAATCGCTCTTCGTCATATTATTATTGAAGAAACCCACCTATTCTTCAGTAAGCAAAAAGAGACTGAAAACGAACAAGTTTTTAATAGAATATAG
- a CDS encoding mechanosensitive ion channel family protein, producing the protein MRHFIWILLFFSSLSFASEAQDLSHLEKINAEIARLKTESNSFSGSELAIIRVQQVEKNNELRSVLSTLIQEHDKTTKDLLISEVNNQIGYAERSFAYLDKELKSKQAQLDKADIEHKLALQNTLKETRDYYYLSLSDQLENYQWLADLGESNEAQIDAFKLLIDQKIKFLSASLSFDASREQRLSDQLQHSSESEKSSLTLDHLFFERKVFNSTSGLEKLISIADQLDINTTDYKRQLFSTTGNLTEDILKFPVIAAILSNWISSGSNWLLKHAPDQLLKFLVFILILFATRLIARLTSRVVLKAVVQPHLRMSKLMQDFFVSMSSKLIYFIGILIAFSKIGLDLAPVLTGFGVAGIIIGFALQDTLSNFASGMMLLIYRPFDVGDLVEAGSVSGKVSHMSLVNTTIKTFDNQIIILPNSMIWGDVIKNVTHERVRRVGMVFGIGYEDSIEHAEKILAEIVDAHPAALKKPEPNIRVHTLGASSVDFIVRPWVKTDDYWDVYWDITREVKLRFDKEGISIPFAQQDVHVHFAKKDKKPKKPNPITEKIGSVIDSVRSKDS; encoded by the coding sequence ATGCGACATTTTATTTGGATCTTACTCTTCTTTAGTTCACTTTCCTTTGCTAGCGAAGCACAAGACTTAAGTCATTTAGAGAAAATTAATGCTGAAATTGCACGACTAAAAACAGAGTCAAACTCATTCAGCGGCAGTGAATTGGCTATTATTCGAGTTCAACAAGTCGAAAAAAACAATGAACTGCGATCTGTTTTATCAACGCTAATTCAAGAACATGACAAAACAACAAAAGACCTTTTAATCTCAGAAGTGAACAATCAAATTGGTTATGCAGAGCGATCTTTTGCCTATTTGGATAAAGAACTAAAATCAAAACAAGCACAACTTGATAAAGCTGACATTGAACATAAGCTAGCGCTTCAAAACACATTAAAAGAAACCCGAGACTACTATTACCTATCCCTTAGCGACCAGCTTGAAAATTATCAATGGCTCGCAGATCTTGGTGAATCTAACGAAGCTCAAATCGATGCGTTCAAATTACTCATTGATCAAAAAATCAAATTTCTTTCTGCTTCATTAAGCTTTGATGCTAGTCGTGAACAACGTTTATCCGACCAACTTCAACACTCTTCGGAATCAGAAAAATCATCATTAACCCTAGATCACCTGTTCTTTGAGCGTAAAGTATTTAACTCTACATCAGGGTTAGAAAAACTGATCAGTATTGCCGATCAGTTGGACATCAATACCACCGACTATAAGCGTCAGCTCTTCTCAACAACGGGTAACCTAACAGAAGATATTCTTAAGTTCCCTGTTATTGCCGCTATCTTAAGTAATTGGATATCTTCAGGTAGTAACTGGCTACTTAAACACGCTCCGGATCAGCTATTAAAATTCTTAGTCTTTATTCTGATCTTATTTGCTACCCGCTTAATTGCCCGTTTAACAAGCCGCGTGGTATTAAAAGCAGTTGTTCAGCCTCATTTACGCATGAGTAAATTGATGCAAGACTTCTTTGTATCCATGTCGAGCAAGCTCATTTACTTTATTGGTATCCTAATCGCCTTTTCAAAAATCGGATTAGATCTGGCACCTGTATTAACAGGTTTCGGTGTTGCCGGTATTATTATTGGTTTCGCATTACAAGATACGTTATCTAACTTCGCATCGGGCATGATGCTACTTATCTATCGCCCATTCGATGTCGGTGATTTAGTAGAAGCAGGTAGCGTATCAGGCAAAGTAAGCCACATGAGCCTAGTAAACACCACCATCAAAACCTTTGATAACCAAATCATTATTCTACCTAACAGTATGATTTGGGGGGATGTAATCAAAAACGTCACCCACGAGAGAGTGAGACGTGTGGGCATGGTATTTGGGATAGGATACGAAGACAGCATAGAGCACGCAGAGAAAATCTTAGCTGAGATTGTAGACGCACACCCTGCTGCACTGAAAAAACCAGAACCAAACATCAGAGTCCACACACTAGGTGCCTCTTCAGTTGATTTCATTGTTCGTCCTTGGGTAAAAACCGATGACTATTGGGATGTGTATTGGGACATTACTCGTGAAGTAAAACTGCGTTTTGATAAAGAAGGCATTTCGATTCCATTCGCACAGCAAGATGTGCACGTTCACTTTGCGAAGAAAGATAAAAAACCAAAGAAGCCAAATCCAATCACCGAGAAAATTGGTAGCGTGATTGACTCAGTAAGATCAAAAGACAGCTAA
- a CDS encoding LysE family translocator translates to MIMDFWAFFIAILLLTMTPGLDTALVIRNTTRGGWKDGITCSLGICCGLFVHATMSAVGLSVVLVSSAELFTVVKTIGAIYLIWLGVQSIRSTFSHSQSIGMSSNKSLEAPSLKVSFKEGFLSNILNPKTAVFYLALLPQFINPEYSAFAQSLLMASIHFVIAMIWQGGVALLVEKAKQLMSSSVVKNRIERVTGAVLVMLGVNLLVSK, encoded by the coding sequence ATGATAATGGATTTTTGGGCGTTTTTTATTGCCATATTGCTGCTTACAATGACACCTGGTTTGGATACGGCGTTGGTGATTCGTAATACAACGCGTGGTGGTTGGAAAGATGGCATAACTTGCAGTCTTGGTATTTGTTGTGGGCTGTTTGTTCATGCAACCATGTCAGCGGTTGGTTTGTCTGTGGTGTTGGTGAGCTCGGCTGAGTTGTTTACCGTAGTGAAAACCATTGGTGCGATTTATCTTATCTGGCTTGGTGTGCAATCCATAAGAAGTACTTTTAGTCACTCACAATCCATAGGCATGAGCAGTAATAAAAGCCTTGAAGCACCGTCATTAAAAGTGTCGTTTAAAGAAGGTTTTTTATCTAATATCTTAAACCCAAAAACCGCAGTATTTTATTTGGCGTTATTACCGCAATTTATTAACCCTGAGTACAGCGCGTTTGCTCAATCATTATTGATGGCGAGCATTCATTTTGTCATTGCGATGATATGGCAGGGAGGCGTTGCTTTGTTGGTGGAAAAAGCCAAGCAATTGATGTCGAGCTCTGTGGTTAAAAATAGAATTGAAAGGGTGACAGGGGCGGTACTTGTGATGCTTGGTGTGAACTTACTTGTTTCTAAATAA
- a CDS encoding carboxypeptidase M32 yields the protein MSHYQKLVAHSLKISRFEHLSAICGWDQAAVMPSGGNDARSEAMAELSVHLHKLGTEPQLAEWFDKAESESLSDNEQASLREMKSKWQQTTALPETLVEAQSLAGSKCEHAWRSQRSENDWDGFSKNFAEVVALSQEEAQIRAEITGLTPYDAMLDLYEPGTTTAKLDVVFNDVKSWLPALIQNIQEKQATESIYLPQGHYPTEQQRQLSLDVMKFLNFDFNHGRLDVSMHPFCGGVPTDVRITTRYDENDFVQSLMGTVHETGHARYEQGLPKEFAGLAVGEARSMGIHESQSLFFEMQLSRSAEFISQLSPLVQKNFVNADQKIFETDNLQKIYTRVKPDFIRVDADEATYPAHVILRYEIERDLMNGNISYKDIPELWDAKIQQYLGLTTKGNYKNGCMQDIHWTDGSFGYFPSYTLGAMYAAQFMAAMKQTVDVEKATLSGDLSPIFTWLSDNIWTKASLFSTDDLVKQATGDVLNASFFKAHLEKRYLG from the coding sequence ATGAGTCATTATCAGAAACTTGTTGCTCACAGTTTAAAAATATCTCGTTTTGAACACTTATCTGCTATTTGCGGTTGGGATCAAGCCGCTGTAATGCCATCAGGCGGTAACGACGCTCGTTCGGAAGCCATGGCCGAACTTTCTGTACATCTTCATAAACTGGGTACAGAACCACAACTAGCAGAATGGTTTGATAAAGCAGAATCAGAATCTCTGTCTGATAACGAGCAAGCAAGCCTACGTGAAATGAAGTCAAAATGGCAACAAACCACAGCCCTACCTGAAACGCTAGTAGAAGCACAATCGTTAGCAGGCTCGAAATGTGAACACGCTTGGCGCTCACAACGCAGTGAAAACGACTGGGATGGCTTTAGTAAAAACTTTGCAGAAGTCGTTGCCCTATCTCAAGAAGAGGCACAGATTCGCGCTGAGATCACAGGCCTAACCCCTTATGATGCCATGCTTGATTTATACGAGCCGGGAACCACCACAGCAAAACTGGATGTGGTATTTAATGACGTAAAATCATGGCTACCAGCGCTCATCCAAAATATCCAAGAGAAACAAGCGACAGAGTCTATCTATTTGCCACAAGGTCATTACCCAACCGAGCAACAACGTCAGTTGAGTTTGGATGTAATGAAGTTTTTAAACTTTGATTTTAACCATGGTCGTCTTGATGTCAGTATGCACCCTTTCTGTGGCGGTGTACCAACGGATGTTCGTATTACCACACGTTACGATGAAAACGATTTTGTGCAATCTTTGATGGGAACTGTTCACGAGACAGGACACGCTCGTTACGAACAAGGTTTACCAAAAGAATTTGCTGGCCTTGCCGTTGGTGAAGCACGCTCAATGGGAATTCACGAATCTCAAAGTCTATTTTTTGAAATGCAGTTAAGCCGAAGTGCTGAGTTTATTTCTCAACTATCACCATTAGTGCAAAAGAACTTTGTGAATGCGGATCAAAAGATCTTTGAAACAGATAACCTGCAAAAAATCTACACTCGTGTAAAACCTGATTTTATCCGTGTTGATGCCGATGAAGCGACATACCCTGCTCACGTTATTTTACGTTATGAAATCGAGCGTGATTTAATGAACGGTAACATCAGCTATAAAGATATCCCTGAACTGTGGGATGCAAAAATTCAGCAATACCTAGGTTTAACCACCAAAGGCAATTACAAAAACGGCTGTATGCAAGATATTCACTGGACAGACGGCAGCTTTGGTTACTTCCCAAGCTACACATTAGGTGCAATGTACGCAGCACAGTTTATGGCTGCAATGAAACAAACCGTAGATGTAGAGAAAGCCACACTAAGCGGTGATTTAAGCCCTATTTTCACTTGGTTATCAGATAATATCTGGACCAAGGCATCACTATTCTCAACCGATGATTTAGTGAAGCAAGCAACGGGGGATGTGCTAAATGCAAGTTTCTTTAAAGCACACTTAGAGAAGCGTTATTTGGGGTAA
- a CDS encoding DEAD/DEAH box helicase family protein, with product MTTKALKLRDMVHTVLGSDALHSHQVNAATKTFNALKGEVRAVVTAAEMQAGKSGIALALCCLQRLSLNDLDICDRKQLKDTLYLVTMPDTALKEQAEDDLKLAKNVVVSNFVNFEKALENEFKGNPPKLIIIDECHYGSNVSAVRYSKVFDYLEKENDSCKVVFISATPFGALYGAETEYQEAIELQQEAEDEDNQALIIEAKQAAQNALKDSILRRDFNTRLVFHKTSDEYYGVREMLKSSKVKGLGQDTKNFLVDSPERNEFIEQFNSHEGMGWSLVRVPAGFAMDAKEFLISQGIDESSVYILGNSLTGVPEDEHCSIERFKREFDDAQIFEDKLIAITVAGARAGINFGAMMKNNLISTWDSTVASVAAVVQANIGRACGYHGNNSSLHFTNLNATEAYASILDHLEKTCSEEAASDFDGLREFFEDVCQEYQVNGLDVGLTIKYKRRRPIGDVETYRTDSYIAVPAKLLEDEADFSQFTRDKHLLQAIEIIRNEFTAKGAPSVKGNRAMRGKKKNWIKAQWVNGDSYNNPEKAHADGTQEEKAKLYTTMIDNDEYLEFNRVVAPGSGELSENKLITATIFSVYNISRRQVDKKIMTLEDVHDMCDYFGIERDDTMFVLYKRGEYDIDRSIAKKQHNELPEKTGDLSDESHFSDKTESMYN from the coding sequence TTGACAACTAAAGCACTAAAACTTCGCGATATGGTTCATACCGTACTTGGTAGTGACGCCCTTCACTCTCATCAAGTTAATGCAGCAACTAAAACATTTAACGCACTAAAAGGTGAGGTTCGAGCAGTTGTTACAGCAGCAGAGATGCAGGCTGGAAAGTCAGGTATTGCCCTTGCTTTATGTTGTTTGCAGCGTTTAAGTTTGAATGACCTTGATATTTGTGACCGTAAACAGCTTAAAGACACCCTATACCTTGTCACCATGCCAGATACAGCCTTAAAAGAGCAGGCTGAAGATGATCTTAAACTGGCAAAAAACGTTGTTGTCAGTAATTTCGTTAACTTTGAAAAAGCACTAGAAAATGAATTTAAAGGCAACCCTCCGAAACTGATCATTATTGATGAATGCCACTACGGTTCGAATGTATCTGCTGTTAGATACAGTAAAGTCTTCGATTACCTTGAGAAAGAAAATGATAGCTGCAAAGTGGTATTTATTTCAGCAACGCCTTTTGGTGCTTTATATGGCGCTGAAACTGAGTATCAAGAAGCAATAGAACTTCAACAAGAAGCTGAAGACGAAGACAATCAAGCATTAATTATTGAAGCAAAGCAAGCAGCCCAGAATGCTCTTAAAGACTCTATTTTAAGACGTGATTTCAATACCCGATTAGTATTTCACAAAACAAGCGATGAATACTACGGTGTTCGTGAAATGCTTAAGAGCAGTAAGGTGAAAGGGCTTGGGCAAGATACTAAAAACTTCCTCGTTGATTCACCAGAACGCAATGAGTTTATTGAGCAATTCAATTCTCATGAAGGCATGGGCTGGTCACTAGTACGTGTGCCTGCTGGTTTTGCCATGGACGCGAAAGAATTTCTAATTAGCCAAGGGATCGATGAAAGTTCTGTTTATATCCTTGGTAACTCACTTACTGGCGTTCCCGAAGATGAACATTGCAGCATAGAACGTTTTAAACGTGAGTTTGATGACGCCCAAATATTTGAGGATAAATTAATTGCAATTACCGTTGCTGGAGCAAGAGCTGGCATCAACTTCGGTGCCATGATGAAGAACAACCTCATCTCTACTTGGGATAGCACTGTTGCTAGCGTTGCAGCAGTAGTACAAGCCAACATAGGTCGTGCATGTGGTTATCACGGCAATAATTCATCACTGCACTTTACCAACCTTAATGCAACAGAAGCCTATGCCTCTATCTTGGATCACTTAGAAAAAACTTGCTCTGAGGAAGCGGCATCAGATTTTGACGGACTAAGAGAATTCTTTGAGGATGTTTGTCAAGAATATCAAGTTAATGGATTAGATGTTGGCTTAACCATCAAATACAAACGTAGACGCCCTATCGGTGACGTTGAGACCTACCGAACAGATAGTTATATCGCTGTACCCGCAAAATTATTAGAAGACGAAGCAGACTTTAGTCAGTTCACCAGAGATAAACACCTTCTTCAAGCAATCGAGATAATTCGCAACGAATTTACTGCTAAAGGAGCGCCAAGCGTCAAAGGCAACCGAGCTATGCGTGGCAAAAAGAAAAACTGGATAAAAGCACAATGGGTCAACGGCGATAGTTACAACAACCCAGAGAAAGCTCATGCAGACGGGACTCAAGAAGAGAAAGCTAAGCTCTACACAACAATGATCGACAACGATGAATATCTTGAGTTTAACCGTGTTGTCGCTCCTGGTTCAGGTGAACTATCGGAAAACAAACTGATCACTGCAACCATATTCAGTGTGTACAACATTTCTCGCCGCCAAGTTGATAAGAAGATCATGACGTTAGAAGATGTTCATGATATGTGTGATTACTTTGGCATTGAGCGAGATGATACTATGTTTGTTCTCTACAAGCGCGGAGAGTACGATATTGATCGTTCCATTGCGAAAAAGCAGCATAACGAGTTACCTGAAAAAACGGGAGACCTAAGTGATGAGTCTCATTTTTCAGATAAAACTGAATCAATGTATAATTAA
- a CDS encoding DEAD/DEAH box helicase family protein translates to MNNSNKHRKLAEYTISSNTFSHQREAAQQAFKQFEAGSRAVVIAAEMQSGKSGIALALSCLQRLSLSDEAIVDRKCLKDTLYLVTMADTALQEQAKQDLAASKNVVVSNFTNFETALKTHFKFQAPKLIIIDECHYGSSSDSVRYDKIFNYLEHNNQACNVAFVSATPFSALYAAGADSILRHNFDTSLVFHKTSDEYHGIRQMHRNNQIIKLDENSRDFCDTSLLRNRFIRQIKEHEGSGWSLIRVPSSQAKVARDVLLSNGIEPHQIHIIGQKLVGLEDHELSSINDFKREYETAALFDEKLIAITVAGFRAGVNFGQEMKETLINSWDSTIANIAAVVQANIGRACGYHQNTTAKHYTNLDAVRAYGELLDHLESNHNSHELSGLHQLFEQICSRYEVRGFDRGTTIAPVSETRVIKKLIDSKSYSTKGYIAVPGKLRDPDFDFSMFTTDPELLEAISLIRQELIGDDGPYRKKNRALRGEHQNWIKAQWVNGATYDDGTQSCAKARTLAFTSQLNQEEEVSFNQVVNPGGGEKTEDKKVMASIFSTYNLSGQMDAFKRSLDSDDLEEICSLLDVEHDRDTLIVLYKRGTILEKDLDDKSNFNQEIHTTRIRHNSVF, encoded by the coding sequence ATGAATAATTCTAATAAACACCGCAAACTTGCTGAGTATACAATCTCAAGCAATACGTTCTCGCACCAACGTGAAGCGGCACAACAAGCATTCAAGCAGTTTGAAGCAGGTTCTAGAGCTGTAGTCATTGCTGCGGAAATGCAATCAGGTAAATCTGGCATTGCTCTCGCCCTATCCTGCTTACAAAGACTATCACTTTCGGACGAAGCCATAGTAGACAGAAAATGTCTGAAGGACACTTTATACCTAGTGACCATGGCTGACACTGCACTTCAGGAACAAGCAAAGCAAGATCTTGCAGCTAGTAAGAACGTTGTTGTCAGTAACTTTACAAATTTTGAAACAGCACTAAAAACACATTTCAAGTTTCAAGCCCCTAAGCTAATCATTATTGATGAGTGTCACTATGGCTCGAGTAGTGATAGCGTTCGATATGACAAGATCTTCAATTACCTTGAACACAACAACCAAGCCTGTAATGTCGCCTTTGTTTCAGCTACGCCATTTAGTGCGCTCTATGCCGCAGGTGCTGATTCAATACTCCGCCATAACTTCGATACTTCCTTGGTCTTCCATAAAACAAGTGATGAGTACCATGGCATTAGGCAGATGCATCGCAACAACCAAATCATTAAATTGGATGAAAATTCGCGAGACTTCTGTGATACCTCTTTACTTCGAAATCGTTTTATCCGTCAGATCAAAGAACATGAAGGTTCAGGATGGTCACTAATTCGAGTACCTAGCAGTCAGGCAAAAGTTGCAAGGGACGTTTTGCTCTCTAACGGTATTGAACCACATCAAATCCATATCATTGGTCAAAAACTTGTTGGCCTCGAAGATCACGAGCTTTCTTCTATCAATGACTTTAAACGTGAATACGAAACCGCTGCATTATTCGATGAAAAGCTAATAGCAATCACTGTGGCAGGTTTTAGAGCTGGTGTTAACTTTGGTCAAGAGATGAAAGAAACGCTGATAAACTCTTGGGATAGCACAATTGCCAATATTGCAGCAGTTGTACAAGCTAATATTGGTCGAGCTTGTGGTTATCATCAGAATACAACAGCAAAACACTATACTAACCTAGATGCGGTGAGAGCCTATGGTGAGCTACTTGATCACTTAGAATCCAATCACAACAGTCATGAGCTTAGTGGTCTTCATCAATTGTTCGAGCAAATTTGTTCACGCTATGAGGTAAGAGGGTTTGACCGTGGCACAACAATAGCTCCAGTTTCTGAAACTAGAGTAATAAAGAAGCTTATTGACAGTAAATCATACTCAACCAAAGGTTATATTGCTGTTCCAGGTAAACTTCGAGACCCTGACTTCGACTTCTCCATGTTTACAACTGACCCAGAGCTTTTAGAGGCTATTAGCTTAATTCGTCAAGAGTTGATAGGTGACGATGGACCATATAGAAAGAAAAACCGCGCCCTTCGTGGTGAGCATCAGAATTGGATCAAAGCACAATGGGTGAATGGCGCAACTTATGATGACGGGACTCAAAGTTGTGCAAAGGCAAGAACACTAGCCTTCACTTCTCAGTTAAATCAAGAAGAGGAAGTATCATTTAATCAAGTTGTGAACCCTGGCGGCGGAGAAAAAACTGAGGATAAAAAGGTAATGGCAAGTATCTTCAGTACTTATAATCTCTCAGGTCAGATGGATGCTTTCAAGCGCTCTTTAGATTCGGATGATCTGGAGGAAATTTGTAGTTTACTAGATGTAGAGCACGACCGAGATACCCTGATTGTTCTTTACAAACGAGGGACAATATTAGAAAAAGATTTAGATGATAAGTCGAATTTCAACCAGGAAATTCACACCACTCGAATACGACATAACAGCGTCTTCTAG